The DNA window CGGCGTGCACCAACGCCGCGACCTCCTCAGCCGAGTAGTGGTAAGGAGTCGGCCGGTGCGCCCGGCCGGGCAGCAGCCCGGGCGGTGGGACCTGGCAGTCCGGGTCGAACGCGGCCAGGTGGCGGGCGAAGCCTCGCACTATCGCCAGGCGCTGCCGCTTGCGCGCGGCGGTGATACCGTCGGGCTCGCTCGCCCATGCCACCGCCGCGGCGATGGTGACGGTCGGCTGGCCGGTCCGGTCGAGCCGGTCGGCGAACTCCAGTAGCGACCGGCCCTCGCCGCGCAGCGTGAACCCCAGGGCGCGGCGCATCGTGAGGTACTGCTCTGCCCGGGCGCGGATGCTCATCGTGGCGCTCCTTGCGGGCAGGGCCTGGCCAGCTCGGCCAGCCGGGCCTGGTCCAGCCGGGCATAGATCGCGGTGGTGCGCTGCTGGGCGTGGCGCAGCAACTGCCCGATCTCCTCCATCGACGCGCCGGCTGCGAGCAGATCGCAGGCCGTCGCGTGCCGCATCCCGTGCGGCCCGAACCGGGACACCCCGGCCCGGCCGCACGCGGCACCGACCAGCACGGTGACCGACGAGGTCGCCAGCCCGGTGAACGGCGCCTTGACCGTGATGAACACGTTCCGCGCGGCGGTGGCCGGCCTGGCGTGCAGCAGGTAGTCGGCGATCGCCGCGCCGACATCAGCCGGCAACGGCAGCACATCGACCCGGCCGCCCTTGCCATGAACGGTCAACTCGCCCGCCCGCCAGTCGATGTCGGCCAACTCCAGCCGGGCCACCTCACTGCCGCGCATCGCCAGCCGGGCCAGCATCAGCAGGATCGCGTAGTCCCGACGGCCGACCACGCTGCCTCGATCACAGCCGGCCAGCACCGCCCGGACATGTTCGCGGCCGGCCGCCCGCGGCTGGGCCAGGTTGCGGGGCCGACCCCGCCCAGCCGGGACCGCGCCAGCCAACCCCGTCGCAACGCGTCCGGCCAGGTGCAAGAACCGCAGCAGCGACCGCAACGCGGGCAGCGTCACCATGTCCAACGCCGTACTACGCCGCCGTGTGCTCCAGTCCCGCACAAAGTCGATGACCTGCTCGGCCGACAGCCGCGGCAGCGCCTCCTCTAAGAGACCGTCGGGTAACCGGGTGACTACGTGGCGAGAAGTCGCTCGACGTTGATGCGTTGGGCGGCTTCGCGCTCGGTGGCGTTGGCCCAGCGGATCGTTTGACCGGCCAGGCGTATCGTCATGAGTCGAATCATCGCTACCTTGATCATGGCCTCTGAGTTGACGGTCAGCCGTTCGTAGTCCCGGGCCAGGCGTCGGTTACGGACCAGCCAACCCAGCGTCCTCTCTACCACCCACCGGCGCGGTAGGACCTTGAAGCCCTTGACGTCGTCGTTGCGCTTGACGATCTCCACCAGGATGCCGAGCTGCTCTTTCGCCCAGGTCAGCAGAGTGGAGTCGATGCTGTTGGCGTAGCCGCCGTCGGCCCACACGAGGGCGATGGTGGTGAACGCCTCGGCCAGCCGCGCCAGGATCCGCCGGCCACCGGGACGGTCGTTGACCGAGGCGGAGGTGACCATCACGACCAGGATCAGCCCCATCGTGTCCACGACCAGGTGCCGCTTGCGGCCGGTGGTCTTCTTGCCCATGTCGAACCCACGGCATTCGCCGCCCTCACTGGATTTGATGGACTGGGCGTCCAGCACCGCCGCTGTCGGCTCCGGCTCACGACCGGCCGCTACCCGCACCTGCCGGCGAAGCTCGTCGTGGATCGCGTCCCACGTTCCGTTCTT is part of the Micromonospora olivasterospora genome and encodes:
- a CDS encoding tyrosine-type recombinase/integrase; the encoded protein is MVTLPALRSLLRFLHLAGRVATGLAGAVPAGRGRPRNLAQPRAAGREHVRAVLAGCDRGSVVGRRDYAILLMLARLAMRGSEVARLELADIDWRAGELTVHGKGGRVDVLPLPADVGAAIADYLLHARPATAARNVFITVKAPFTGLATSSVTVLVGAACGRAGVSRFGPHGMRHATACDLLAAGASMEEIGQLLRHAQQRTTAIYARLDQARLAELARPCPQGAPR